One Acidimicrobiia bacterium DNA segment encodes these proteins:
- a CDS encoding DUF1802 family protein: MAVPAFKEWAVVVRALLAGEQILDVRKGGLREEGRHFAVRAQRCWLYPTVEHQREDLLKPAYRRWVHETEAAAPPEDEVRIDGWAEITGAVTVTEPEELAELDSKLIWTPDYASSRLSWKRRDPLWVLAVRAYRLREPVVAPFDPAYRGCTSWVDVAGLPDDPSSVPAEPALTTATFEARVRLVEQQLGRPLEPLAA; encoded by the coding sequence GTGGCCGTGCCTGCCTTCAAGGAGTGGGCGGTGGTCGTCCGGGCCCTGCTCGCCGGCGAGCAGATCCTCGACGTCCGCAAGGGGGGCCTCCGCGAGGAGGGCCGTCACTTCGCCGTCCGGGCCCAGCGGTGCTGGCTGTACCCGACGGTGGAGCACCAGCGCGAGGACCTCTTGAAGCCCGCGTACCGGCGGTGGGTCCACGAGACCGAGGCGGCGGCGCCCCCCGAGGACGAGGTTCGGATCGACGGCTGGGCCGAGATCACGGGCGCCGTCACGGTGACCGAACCGGAGGAGCTGGCCGAGCTCGACTCGAAGCTCATCTGGACCCCGGACTACGCGAGCAGCCGCCTGAGCTGGAAGCGCCGGGACCCGCTGTGGGTCCTGGCCGTCCGCGCCTACCGGCTCCGCGAGCCGGTCGTGGCGCCGTTCGACCCCGCCTACCGGGGCTGCACGTCCTGGGTGGACGTGGCCGGCCTCCCAGACGACCCGTCGTCGGTGCCCGCCGAGCCCGCGCTCACCACGGCGACCTTCGAGGCCCGCGTGCGACTCGTGGAGCAGCAGCTGGGCCGCCCGCTGGAGCCGCTGGCGGCCTGA